A stretch of the Capsicum annuum cultivar UCD-10X-F1 chromosome 8, UCD10Xv1.1, whole genome shotgun sequence genome encodes the following:
- the LOC107845543 gene encoding uncharacterized protein LOC107845543 isoform X5 encodes MQKSNFNLALPKKSINNSSRQQLIDSLTSHISLYNSKIPFSNPNPNPRLSIIKWFTSLSVAQRQAHLTIVHSNFVKIVVQMLGKIESNGRGFFFILPDLPLEGSNLPSILFRKADGLLARVAEGNEWERKVRNSVRIFGSKEGENGFSGLLDFVDCLSVSEEFVGNVDDFVRVMDGVSDGRFLRGEESGLSEEWVELGWLKAKGYYSIEAFLVNRLEVALRLAWLNHNNGKKRGVKLKDKVNSVGVGANAFWRKKGCVDWWGKLDEATKVNILLLGLGKAVKSLIADTLKGTRGVSVDKAWLCSSTREQPMRGNTILSDRRNFVNLRVSDARVVKQSTCHASVFGESCSFNELLDCLFMLKDISTMLLACPHSVCESPDSEKLFFSSLESVNTLSDCILRKLRGLLMIISLDCTKYELLEDENFNSLPKQNKEILGASNRKKKGKNRKVKKSNPLPKPTTGSLRLVKSTEDKGDTFMCGDNVHSSSSTGLVDRFQCANAQSSLPSGSVDREQQKDLDKESLTSLIDMVGHGEGPDSQTVRSASRKKRKERNKIKNPSLITSGEDGKYQKRNSQKSFISVNSRDGDPRSDCVAVVNSVGQSGSKDSCIDNEKRELEMSIPSRSGVDCGSAGSFEGCRNPHLINHLPTEGVMGNGTVAVAIETTNRDDDSGVSSVMPVIESQLSHSNCKEFKKLNNKSGFLEQQTKVSDPNKKFSSLKEQGTVDVYDTGSMPSPSYVSYEWPSVAPIHLSCGDSHLPRATDRLHLDVSHNWKSHFRHSFLRNVRHVRNSSIETGCPGIISGPLSMSLDWPPMVRSINRLAAPSVTCNYDAGFISRRTSFKQDIAAQSMHCNAASTEDERVYSGDLMDVSDLSNSHELGEDHDYHWMSEEELEVHAVSGVDYNQYFGGGVMYWNPSDYLGTNFSRPPSLSSDDSSWAWREADMNRAVDDMVAFSSSYSTNGLTSPSGASFCSPFDPLGSGHQALGYVIPGSEITSKVLQSASAADLVTVENASGSLSNLSAEGEAKSVDSLPYPILRPIVIPNMSRERSRSDFKRSHDHKSPCVPPSRREQPRIKRPPSPVVLCVPRAPHPPPPSPVGDSRRHRGFPTVRSGSSSPRQWGVKGWFHDGINFEEACIRMDGSEVVWPAWRSKSLSAHQLTQPLPGALLQDRLIAISQLTRDQEHPDVAFPLQPPEALNSTAKKACLAMIHSLLHDEIESFCKQVASENLIRKPYINWAVKRVARSLQVLWPRSRTNIFGSNATGLSLPSSDVDLVVCLPPVRNLEPIKEAGILEGRNGIKETCLQHAARYLANQEWVKNDSLKIVENTAIPIIMLVVEVPQDLISSSLSNLQMPKSEPTQLTVEEGNTFQADSTCSDSSSSPQWSKANECAKDVKAVRLDISFKSPSHTGLQTTELVKELTEQFSAATPLALVLKQFLADRSLDQSYSGGLSSYCLNLGSLLMDFFYFFGNVFDPRQIRVSIQGSGLYINRERGCSIDPICIDDPLYPTNNVGRNCFRIHQCIKAFADAYSTLENEIPSLPSNDESNAVPQVKLLPRIVPSIGVSEVS; translated from the exons AtgcaaaaatcaaactttaatttAGCTTTACCCAAAAAATCAATCAACAACAGTTCAAGACAGCAGCTTATTGATTCCCTTACATCTCACATTTCTCTTTACAATtcaaaaatcccattttctaacCCTAACCCTAACCCTAGATTGTCAATTATCAAATGGTTCACTTCGCTTTCGGTTGCTCAACGTCAAGCTCATTTAACAATTGTTCATTCAAATTTCGTCAAAATTGTTGTACAAATGCTTGGGAAAATCGAATCGAACGGTCGgggttttttctttattttgccgGATTTGCCGTTGGAGGGTTCTAATCTTCCGAGTATTTTGTTCAGGAAGGCGGATGGGTTGTTAGCTAGGGTAGCGGAGGGGAATGAGTGGGAAAGGAAAGTGAGGAACTCGGTGAGGATTTTCGGGTCGAAAGAAGGGGAAAATGGGTTTTCGGGTTTGTTGGATTTTGTTGATTGTTTGAGTGTCAGTGAGGAATTTGTTGGAAATGTGGATGATTTTGTGAGGGTAATGGATGGTGTTTCGGATGGGAGGTTTTTGAGGGGGGAAGAAAGTGGGTTGAGTGAAGAATGGGTGGAATTGGGGTGGTTGAAAGCCAAGGGGTATTATAGTATCGAGGCGTTTTTGGTGAATAGGTTGGAGGTGGCGTTAAGATTGGCGTGGTTGAATCATAATAATGGGAAGAAGAGAGGtgtgaagttgaaagataaggTGAATTCTGTAGGTGTAGGAGCTAATGCATTTTGGAGGAAGAAAGGGTGTGTTGATTGGTGGGGAAAGTTAGATGAAGCAACAAAGGTCAATATTCTTCTTCTTGGCTTGGGGAAGGCGGTGAAATCACTG ATTGCTGATACTTTGAAGGGGACAAGAGGTGTTTCAGTAGATAAAGCTTGGTTATGCAGTTCAACGCGAGAACAACCTATGAGGGGTAACACTATTTTGTCTGATCGAAGGAACTTTGTGAATCTCAGAGTATCAGATGCAAGAGTTGTAAAACAGAGCACTTGTCATGCATCAGTGTTTGGCGAATCATGTTCATTCAACGAGTTACTTGATTGTTTGTTTATGCTTAAGGATATCTCCACTATGCTGTTGGCATGTCCACATTCTGTTTGCGAGTCTCCTGATagtgaaaaactattttttagttCATTAGAATCTGTTAATACTCTTTCTGATTGTATATTAAGAAAGTTACGGGGGTTACTCATGATTATTTCTCTTGACTGTACAAAGTATGAGCTACTAGAGGACGAAAACTTCAATTCCTTACCAAAGCAAAACAAAGAGATACTTGGTGCTTCTAACcgtaagaaaaaaggaaaaaaccgTAAAGTGAAGAAATCAAATCCTTTGCCAAAGCCTACAACCGGCAGTTTAAGGCTTGTTAAAAGTACTGAG GATAAGGGAGACACATTCATGTGTGGTGATAATGTACACAGTAGTTCGTCTACTGGATTAGTTGATAGATTTCAGTGTGCTAATGCACAAAGTAGTTTGCCTAGTGGATCGGTTGACAGAGAACAACAGAAGGATCTTGATAAAGAGAGTCTCACATCTTTGATTGATATGGTT GGACATGGTGAAGGACCAGATAGTCAAACTGTTAGAAGTGCTTCAaggaagaaaaggaaagaaagaaacaagattaAAAACCCAAGTTTGATAACTTCTGGGGAAGATGGTAAATATCAGAAAAGAAATTCTCAGAAGTCCTTTATTTCTGTCAACTCCCGAGATGGGGATCCAAGGTCTGATTGTGTCGCTGTAGTAAACTCAGTTGGTCAAAGTGGATCAAAAGATTCTTGTATTGACAATGAGAAACGTGAATTGGAAATGAGCATTCCGAGTCGAAGCGGTGTGGATTGTGGCTCTGCTGGTTCTTTTGAAGGTTGCAGGAATCCCCATTTGATAAACCATTTGCCCACAGAGGGGGTAATGGGAAATGGAACGGTAGCTGTTGCAATAGAAACTACCAATAGGGATGACGATTCTGGTGTATCTTCTGTAATGCCTGTGATTGAATCTCAACTCTCCCACTCAAACTGCAAGGAGTTTAAAAAATTGAACAACAAATCAGGTTTTCTTGAGCAACAAACCAAAGTTAGTGATCCCAACAAAAAATTTAGCTCCTTAAAGGAGCAAGGAACTGTTGATGTTTATGATACAGGGTCGATGCCTTCTCCATCTTATGTTTCGTATGAGTGGCCCAGTGTAGCTCCTATTCATCTTTCATGCGGTGATTCACATCTCCCACGGGCTACTGATAGATTGCACCTTGATGTCAGTCACAACTGGAAAAGTCATTTTCGTCATTCTTTTCTACGCAATGTACGTCATGTAAGAAATTCTTCAATTGAAACAGGATGCCCTGGAATCATATCTGGACCTTTGTCAATGAGTTTAGATTGGCCCCCAATGGTGCGCAGTATCAATAGACTTGCTGCTCCATCAGTAACATGCAATTATGATGCTGGATTTATCTCTAGGAGAACTTCTTTCAAGCAGGATATAGCAGCCCAAAGCATGCACTGCAATGCGGCGAGTACTGAGGATGAAAGGGTGTATTCTGGTGACTTAATGGACGTCTCCGATCTTTCAAATTCACATGAATTGGGTGAAGACCATGATTATCACTGGATGTCTGAAGAAGAGTTAGAGGTACATGCTGTTTCTGGGGTGGACTATAATCAGTACTTTGGAGGTGGTGTTATGTATTGGAATCCTTCTGATTATCTCGGTACTAATTTTTCACGTCCTCCCTCTCTTAGCTCAGATGATAGTTCATGGGCATGGAGGGAAGCAGACATGAATAGGGCAGTTGATGATATGGTTGCCTTCTCATCTTCCTACAGTACAAATGGTTTGACTTCTCCATCTGGTGCTTCCTTTTGCTCCCCATTCGATCCTTTAGGTTCAGGTCATCAGGCTCTTGGTTATGTTATACCAGGAAGTGAGATTACCAGCAAGGTTCTGCAGTCAGCATCGGCAGCAGATCTAGTGACAGTAGAGAATGCTTCAGGATCCTTGTCCAATTTGTCTGCTGAAGGTGAAGCAAAGTCTGTGGATTCACTTCCGTACCCCATTCTACGACCCATTGTCATTCCCAATATGTCCAGGGAGAGATCCAGATCAGATTTTAAGCGCAGTCATGATCATAAAAGTCCTTGTGTCCCTCCCAGTAGGCGGGAGCAACCTAGGATCAAGAGGCCTCCATCACCTGTTGTCCTCTGTGTTCCACGTGCTCCTCATCCACCACCTCCTTCTCCAGTTGGTGATTCTAGAAGGCACAGAGGTTTTCCAACAGTTCGGTCTGGTAGCTCCAGCCCCCGGCAGTGGGGTGTCAAAGGTTGGTTCCATGATGGAATCAATTTTGAAGAAGCATGTATACGTATGGATGGTAGTGAAGTAGTTTGGCCTGCTTGGAGGAGTAAAAGTCTCTCAGCCCATCAGTTAACACAACCTCTACCTGGAGCTTTGCTCCAGGATCGCCTCATCGCAATTTCACAGTTAACCCGCGATCAAGAACAT cCAGATGTTGCGTTCCCACTTCAACCTCCCGAAGCGCTGAACTCTACTGCAAAGAAGGCCTGTCTCGCAATGATCCATAGTCTCCTTCACGACGAAATAGAGAGCTTCTGCAAACAG GTTGCCTCTGAGAATCTGATCAGGAAGCCTTACATTAATTGGGCTGTAAAGCGTGTTGCACGTTCTCTACAAGTATTATGGCCTAGATCTCGTACAAACATTTTTGGTTCAAATGCTACTGGGTTGTCACTCCCATCGAGTGATGTGGACCTTGTGGTTTGTCTTCCTCCTGTGAGGAATCTG GAACCAATTAAAGAAGCTGGGATCTTAGAGGGGCGAAATGGGATCAAAGAAACTTGCCTTCAG CATGCAGCTAGATATCTGGCTAACCAGGAGTGGGTAAAAAATGATTCTCTGAAGATCGTGGAAAATACTGCT ATCCCGATTATAATGCTTGTGGTGGAAGTTCCACAAGACCTCATTTCTTCGTCTCTATCAAACTTACAAATGCCAAAATCTGAACCAACTCAGTTGACTGTTGAAGAAGGCAATACTTTTCAGGCTGATTCGACTTGTTCGGATTCCTCATCTTCGCCGCAGTGGTCTAAGGCGAATGAATGTGCGAAGGATGTCAAAGCCGTTCGACTTGATATTAGTTTTAAATCACCTTCACATACAGGATTACAGACCACAGAGCTG GTAAAAGAGCTCACAGAACAGTTTTCTGCTGCCACACCTCTTGCTTTGGTGCTAAAACAGTTCCTAGCAGATCGCAGTCTTGACCAGTCATATTCAGGCGGTTTGAGTTCATATTGTCTA AACTTGGGGAGCCTCCTGATGGATTTTTTCTACTTCTTTGG GAATGTGTTTGATCCTCGTCAAATACGTGTCTCAATACAGGGAAGCGGCTTATACATAAATAGAGAACGAGGGTGCAG CATTGATCCAATTTGCATTGATGATCCTCTGTACCCAACCAATAATGTGGGGCGGAACTGCTTTCGCATACACCAATGCATTAAG GCATTTGCAGATGCTTATTCTACGCTGGAAAATGAGATACCTTCTCTTCCTAGCAACGATGAATCTAATGCGGTACCTCAAGTTAAGCTGCTCCCAAGAATTGTTCCAAGCATTGGGGTGTCTGAGGTGTCTTAG
- the LOC107845543 gene encoding uncharacterized protein LOC107845543 isoform X3 — MQKSNFNLALPKKSINNSSRQQLIDSLTSHISLYNSKIPFSNPNPNPRLSIIKWFTSLSVAQRQAHLTIVHSNFVKIVVQMLGKIESNGRGFFFILPDLPLEGSNLPSILFRKADGLLARVAEGNEWERKVRNSVRIFGSKEGENGFSGLLDFVDCLSVSEEFVGNVDDFVRVMDGVSDGRFLRGEESGLSEEWVELGWLKAKGYYSIEAFLVNRLEVALRLAWLNHNNGKKRGVKLKDKVNSVGVGANAFWRKKGCVDWWGKLDEATKVNILLLGLGKAVKSLIADTLKGTRGVSVDKAWLCSSTREQPMRGNTILSDRRNFVNLRVSDARVVKQSTCHASVFGESCSFNELLDCLFMLKDISTMLLACPHSVCESPDSEKLFFSSLESVNTLSDCILRKLRGLLMIISLDCTKYELLEDENFNSLPKQNKEILGASNRKKKGKNRKVKKSNPLPKPTTGSLRLVKSTEDKGDTFMCGDNVHSSSSTGLVDRFQCANAQSSLPSGSVDREQQKDLDKESLTSLIDMVGHGEGPDSQTVRSASRKKRKERNKIKNPSLITSGEDGKYQKRNSQKSFISVNSRDGDPRSDCVAVVNSVGQSGSKDSCIDNEKRELEMSIPSRSGVDCGSAGSFEGCRNPHLINHLPTEGVMGNGTVAVAIETTNRDDDSGVSSVMPVIESQLSHSNCKEFKKLNNKSGFLEQQTKVSDPNKKFSSLKEQGTVDVYDTGSMPSPSYVSYEWPSVAPIHLSCGDSHLPRATDRLHLDVSHNWKSHFRHSFLRNVRHVRNSSIETGCPGIISGPLSMSLDWPPMVRSINRLAAPSVTCNYDAGFISRRTSFKQDIAAQSMHCNAASTEDERVYSGDLMDVSDLSNSHELGEDHDYHWMSEEELEVHAVSGVDYNQYFGGGVMYWNPSDYLGTNFSRPPSLSSDDSSWAWREADMNRAVDDMVAFSSSYSTNGLTSPSGASFCSPFDPLGSGHQALGYVIPGSEITSKVLQSASAADLVTVENASGSLSNLSAEGEAKSVDSLPYPILRPIVIPNMSRERSRSDFKRSHDHKSPCVPPSRREQPRIKRPPSPVVLCVPRAPHPPPPSPVGDSRRHRGFPTVRSGSSSPRQWGVKGWFHDGINFEEACIRMDGSEVVWPAWRSKSLSAHQLTQPLPGALLQDRLIAISQLTRDQEHPDVAFPLQPPEALNSTAKKACLAMIHSLLHDEIESFCKQVASENLIRKPYINWAVKRVARSLQVLWPRSRTNIFGSNATGLSLPSSDVDLVVCLPPVRNLEPIKEAGILEGRNGIKETCLQHAARYLANQEWVKNDSLKIVENTAIPIIMLVVEVPQDLISSSLSNLQMPKSEPTQLTVEEGNTFQADSTCSDSSSSPQWSKANECAKDVKAVRLDISFKSPSHTGLQTTELVKELTEQFSAATPLALVLKQFLADRSLDQSYSGGLSSYCLVLLITRFLQHEHHHSRPIDQNLGSLLMDFFYFFGNVFDPRQIRVSIQGSGLYINRERGCSIDPICIDDPLYPTNNVGRNCFRIHQCIKAFADAYSTLENEIPSLPSNDESNAVPQVKLLPRIVPSIGVSEVS, encoded by the exons AtgcaaaaatcaaactttaatttAGCTTTACCCAAAAAATCAATCAACAACAGTTCAAGACAGCAGCTTATTGATTCCCTTACATCTCACATTTCTCTTTACAATtcaaaaatcccattttctaacCCTAACCCTAACCCTAGATTGTCAATTATCAAATGGTTCACTTCGCTTTCGGTTGCTCAACGTCAAGCTCATTTAACAATTGTTCATTCAAATTTCGTCAAAATTGTTGTACAAATGCTTGGGAAAATCGAATCGAACGGTCGgggttttttctttattttgccgGATTTGCCGTTGGAGGGTTCTAATCTTCCGAGTATTTTGTTCAGGAAGGCGGATGGGTTGTTAGCTAGGGTAGCGGAGGGGAATGAGTGGGAAAGGAAAGTGAGGAACTCGGTGAGGATTTTCGGGTCGAAAGAAGGGGAAAATGGGTTTTCGGGTTTGTTGGATTTTGTTGATTGTTTGAGTGTCAGTGAGGAATTTGTTGGAAATGTGGATGATTTTGTGAGGGTAATGGATGGTGTTTCGGATGGGAGGTTTTTGAGGGGGGAAGAAAGTGGGTTGAGTGAAGAATGGGTGGAATTGGGGTGGTTGAAAGCCAAGGGGTATTATAGTATCGAGGCGTTTTTGGTGAATAGGTTGGAGGTGGCGTTAAGATTGGCGTGGTTGAATCATAATAATGGGAAGAAGAGAGGtgtgaagttgaaagataaggTGAATTCTGTAGGTGTAGGAGCTAATGCATTTTGGAGGAAGAAAGGGTGTGTTGATTGGTGGGGAAAGTTAGATGAAGCAACAAAGGTCAATATTCTTCTTCTTGGCTTGGGGAAGGCGGTGAAATCACTG ATTGCTGATACTTTGAAGGGGACAAGAGGTGTTTCAGTAGATAAAGCTTGGTTATGCAGTTCAACGCGAGAACAACCTATGAGGGGTAACACTATTTTGTCTGATCGAAGGAACTTTGTGAATCTCAGAGTATCAGATGCAAGAGTTGTAAAACAGAGCACTTGTCATGCATCAGTGTTTGGCGAATCATGTTCATTCAACGAGTTACTTGATTGTTTGTTTATGCTTAAGGATATCTCCACTATGCTGTTGGCATGTCCACATTCTGTTTGCGAGTCTCCTGATagtgaaaaactattttttagttCATTAGAATCTGTTAATACTCTTTCTGATTGTATATTAAGAAAGTTACGGGGGTTACTCATGATTATTTCTCTTGACTGTACAAAGTATGAGCTACTAGAGGACGAAAACTTCAATTCCTTACCAAAGCAAAACAAAGAGATACTTGGTGCTTCTAACcgtaagaaaaaaggaaaaaaccgTAAAGTGAAGAAATCAAATCCTTTGCCAAAGCCTACAACCGGCAGTTTAAGGCTTGTTAAAAGTACTGAG GATAAGGGAGACACATTCATGTGTGGTGATAATGTACACAGTAGTTCGTCTACTGGATTAGTTGATAGATTTCAGTGTGCTAATGCACAAAGTAGTTTGCCTAGTGGATCGGTTGACAGAGAACAACAGAAGGATCTTGATAAAGAGAGTCTCACATCTTTGATTGATATGGTT GGACATGGTGAAGGACCAGATAGTCAAACTGTTAGAAGTGCTTCAaggaagaaaaggaaagaaagaaacaagattaAAAACCCAAGTTTGATAACTTCTGGGGAAGATGGTAAATATCAGAAAAGAAATTCTCAGAAGTCCTTTATTTCTGTCAACTCCCGAGATGGGGATCCAAGGTCTGATTGTGTCGCTGTAGTAAACTCAGTTGGTCAAAGTGGATCAAAAGATTCTTGTATTGACAATGAGAAACGTGAATTGGAAATGAGCATTCCGAGTCGAAGCGGTGTGGATTGTGGCTCTGCTGGTTCTTTTGAAGGTTGCAGGAATCCCCATTTGATAAACCATTTGCCCACAGAGGGGGTAATGGGAAATGGAACGGTAGCTGTTGCAATAGAAACTACCAATAGGGATGACGATTCTGGTGTATCTTCTGTAATGCCTGTGATTGAATCTCAACTCTCCCACTCAAACTGCAAGGAGTTTAAAAAATTGAACAACAAATCAGGTTTTCTTGAGCAACAAACCAAAGTTAGTGATCCCAACAAAAAATTTAGCTCCTTAAAGGAGCAAGGAACTGTTGATGTTTATGATACAGGGTCGATGCCTTCTCCATCTTATGTTTCGTATGAGTGGCCCAGTGTAGCTCCTATTCATCTTTCATGCGGTGATTCACATCTCCCACGGGCTACTGATAGATTGCACCTTGATGTCAGTCACAACTGGAAAAGTCATTTTCGTCATTCTTTTCTACGCAATGTACGTCATGTAAGAAATTCTTCAATTGAAACAGGATGCCCTGGAATCATATCTGGACCTTTGTCAATGAGTTTAGATTGGCCCCCAATGGTGCGCAGTATCAATAGACTTGCTGCTCCATCAGTAACATGCAATTATGATGCTGGATTTATCTCTAGGAGAACTTCTTTCAAGCAGGATATAGCAGCCCAAAGCATGCACTGCAATGCGGCGAGTACTGAGGATGAAAGGGTGTATTCTGGTGACTTAATGGACGTCTCCGATCTTTCAAATTCACATGAATTGGGTGAAGACCATGATTATCACTGGATGTCTGAAGAAGAGTTAGAGGTACATGCTGTTTCTGGGGTGGACTATAATCAGTACTTTGGAGGTGGTGTTATGTATTGGAATCCTTCTGATTATCTCGGTACTAATTTTTCACGTCCTCCCTCTCTTAGCTCAGATGATAGTTCATGGGCATGGAGGGAAGCAGACATGAATAGGGCAGTTGATGATATGGTTGCCTTCTCATCTTCCTACAGTACAAATGGTTTGACTTCTCCATCTGGTGCTTCCTTTTGCTCCCCATTCGATCCTTTAGGTTCAGGTCATCAGGCTCTTGGTTATGTTATACCAGGAAGTGAGATTACCAGCAAGGTTCTGCAGTCAGCATCGGCAGCAGATCTAGTGACAGTAGAGAATGCTTCAGGATCCTTGTCCAATTTGTCTGCTGAAGGTGAAGCAAAGTCTGTGGATTCACTTCCGTACCCCATTCTACGACCCATTGTCATTCCCAATATGTCCAGGGAGAGATCCAGATCAGATTTTAAGCGCAGTCATGATCATAAAAGTCCTTGTGTCCCTCCCAGTAGGCGGGAGCAACCTAGGATCAAGAGGCCTCCATCACCTGTTGTCCTCTGTGTTCCACGTGCTCCTCATCCACCACCTCCTTCTCCAGTTGGTGATTCTAGAAGGCACAGAGGTTTTCCAACAGTTCGGTCTGGTAGCTCCAGCCCCCGGCAGTGGGGTGTCAAAGGTTGGTTCCATGATGGAATCAATTTTGAAGAAGCATGTATACGTATGGATGGTAGTGAAGTAGTTTGGCCTGCTTGGAGGAGTAAAAGTCTCTCAGCCCATCAGTTAACACAACCTCTACCTGGAGCTTTGCTCCAGGATCGCCTCATCGCAATTTCACAGTTAACCCGCGATCAAGAACAT cCAGATGTTGCGTTCCCACTTCAACCTCCCGAAGCGCTGAACTCTACTGCAAAGAAGGCCTGTCTCGCAATGATCCATAGTCTCCTTCACGACGAAATAGAGAGCTTCTGCAAACAG GTTGCCTCTGAGAATCTGATCAGGAAGCCTTACATTAATTGGGCTGTAAAGCGTGTTGCACGTTCTCTACAAGTATTATGGCCTAGATCTCGTACAAACATTTTTGGTTCAAATGCTACTGGGTTGTCACTCCCATCGAGTGATGTGGACCTTGTGGTTTGTCTTCCTCCTGTGAGGAATCTG GAACCAATTAAAGAAGCTGGGATCTTAGAGGGGCGAAATGGGATCAAAGAAACTTGCCTTCAG CATGCAGCTAGATATCTGGCTAACCAGGAGTGGGTAAAAAATGATTCTCTGAAGATCGTGGAAAATACTGCT ATCCCGATTATAATGCTTGTGGTGGAAGTTCCACAAGACCTCATTTCTTCGTCTCTATCAAACTTACAAATGCCAAAATCTGAACCAACTCAGTTGACTGTTGAAGAAGGCAATACTTTTCAGGCTGATTCGACTTGTTCGGATTCCTCATCTTCGCCGCAGTGGTCTAAGGCGAATGAATGTGCGAAGGATGTCAAAGCCGTTCGACTTGATATTAGTTTTAAATCACCTTCACATACAGGATTACAGACCACAGAGCTG GTAAAAGAGCTCACAGAACAGTTTTCTGCTGCCACACCTCTTGCTTTGGTGCTAAAACAGTTCCTAGCAGATCGCAGTCTTGACCAGTCATATTCAGGCGGTTTGAGTTCATATTGTCTA GTACTATTGATCACACGGTTTTTGCAGCATGAACATCATCACAGTCGACCAATTGACCAA AACTTGGGGAGCCTCCTGATGGATTTTTTCTACTTCTTTGG GAATGTGTTTGATCCTCGTCAAATACGTGTCTCAATACAGGGAAGCGGCTTATACATAAATAGAGAACGAGGGTGCAG CATTGATCCAATTTGCATTGATGATCCTCTGTACCCAACCAATAATGTGGGGCGGAACTGCTTTCGCATACACCAATGCATTAAG GCATTTGCAGATGCTTATTCTACGCTGGAAAATGAGATACCTTCTCTTCCTAGCAACGATGAATCTAATGCGGTACCTCAAGTTAAGCTGCTCCCAAGAATTGTTCCAAGCATTGGGGTGTCTGAGGTGTCTTAG